The Pirellulaceae bacterium genome includes a region encoding these proteins:
- a CDS encoding sulfatase-like hydrolase/transferase produces MTSNEHPQPNVIIFFTDDHGSLDANCYGASDLLTPNIDRLAETGIRFTQAYSHTVCCPARAMLLTGRYPQRSGITTWTQGDMNGAAGRNMPLDEYTLAEALQDSGYTTGLFGKWHLGAHKDYGPKKQGFDHFFGLRGGFIDNYNHHFLHGNGFPDLYDGTTRVNAKGDYFPELMTERSLKFIDHNKHRPFFLYAAFNIPHYPEQSLTRFREPYKDLTDPARRSYNAVLTTTDHYIGKIIQKIEEHGLRESTIMILMGDNGHSEETTNRIRTNNHTSGLAKEYFYGASGGGYTGKWRGCKGTFLEGGIRVPAIISYPAGLPQHETRDQIITAMDWYPTILDLCNITRKPNAPIVDGHSVLPFVRSASLPSAYRGVLHFGWANQWAIRDGDWKLIGKTKSAKDEAQALFNLADVEPEATNHLQHQPRIVKRLLSLHQQWARNVKRQSL; encoded by the coding sequence GTGACTTCAAACGAGCATCCTCAGCCCAATGTGATCATATTCTTCACAGATGATCATGGATCGCTTGACGCCAACTGCTACGGTGCGAGTGACCTGCTAACACCAAATATCGATCGGCTAGCGGAAACAGGGATTCGCTTCACTCAGGCATATTCGCATACAGTCTGTTGCCCAGCCCGTGCAATGCTATTGACTGGCCGGTATCCGCAACGCAGCGGTATCACAACTTGGACCCAAGGTGACATGAACGGCGCAGCTGGTCGGAACATGCCACTTGATGAATACACACTTGCCGAGGCATTGCAGGACTCAGGCTACACCACAGGTCTATTTGGCAAATGGCATCTGGGAGCCCACAAGGACTACGGACCGAAGAAACAGGGATTCGACCATTTTTTTGGACTGCGGGGTGGCTTCATTGACAACTACAACCACCATTTCCTACACGGGAACGGTTTTCCAGATCTCTATGACGGCACAACTCGGGTTAACGCAAAGGGAGACTATTTTCCGGAGTTGATGACCGAGCGATCCTTGAAGTTCATCGATCACAACAAGCATCGTCCATTCTTCCTCTACGCTGCTTTTAACATCCCCCATTACCCGGAACAATCGCTGACTCGATTCCGAGAACCTTACAAAGATCTAACGGACCCAGCCCGACGTTCCTATAACGCGGTGCTGACGACCACGGATCACTACATCGGGAAGATCATCCAAAAGATTGAAGAACATGGACTCCGAGAGTCAACGATCATGATCCTGATGGGTGATAATGGCCACTCGGAGGAAACCACGAACCGAATACGCACCAACAACCACACTAGCGGATTAGCGAAAGAATATTTCTATGGAGCAAGCGGAGGCGGTTACACGGGAAAATGGCGTGGCTGCAAAGGTACATTTCTGGAAGGCGGCATTCGAGTGCCCGCCATTATCAGCTACCCCGCAGGTCTACCGCAGCACGAAACACGTGACCAGATCATCACCGCAATGGACTGGTATCCCACAATCCTGGACTTGTGCAACATTACTCGCAAACCCAACGCACCGATCGTCGATGGGCACAGCGTGCTACCTTTTGTGCGATCGGCTTCTCTGCCATCGGCCTACCGCGGCGTGCTCCACTTCGGCTGGGCCAATCAATGGGCAATTCGCGACGGAGATTGGAAACTAATCGGAAAAACAAAATCAGCGAAAGATGAAGCTCAAGCTCTCTTCAATTTGGCTGACGTTGAACCAGAAGCCACGAACCATCTGCAACACCAGCCTCGGATCGTAAAACGCTTGCTTAGCCTACATCAACAATGGGCCAGGAACGTCAAGCGACAATCGCTTTAA
- a CDS encoding sulfatase gives MTSNLSKKSEKTWNEELVFPLEKGIDCFKEQRLTGSSYQQLVRTGKMPFRIGLIFFGAFAAVGCCNLTVALATSPPNVLLITIDDMNDGISLFGHDRPFKTPHIEQLATRGVFFRRAYCVSAACNPSRAATLTGLRPATTGVYGNATDWRNATKGRLTLPEYFGKYGYHTAGFGKIYHHHGKGRFNDPAAWTTFREMDDQYMPPAKLNGADNYGSRNTDWGAWPKDQDEQKTIDFRSVKYTIDFLKRNRHLAKSSEPAQPFFLACGIFKPHSPFYAPPRYHAFYPDDIPLPLRQVDDWNDLPPGARTLMRPTTWFWKGMESLEKQKPGSYSDFIRAYGACCTFADASIGRLISALDKSGHAGNTIIVLWSDHGFHLGEKDHIEKFALWEKSTHIPFIVVDPRSPHSAGQVCESPIDMTILYPTLVDLCKLPANTNNEGISVATQIQDPKLTISQPALMTYGFNNHAIRSRRWRYIRYADGTEELYDHHNDPNEWNNLSLDSSRTQAMRKHARWMPTKNALPYGDLKQTTRGIKD, from the coding sequence ATGACTTCGAATCTGAGCAAAAAGTCCGAGAAGACCTGGAACGAAGAGCTAGTTTTTCCGCTCGAAAAAGGAATCGACTGCTTCAAAGAGCAACGCTTGACCGGTAGCTCCTATCAGCAGTTGGTCCGAACCGGAAAGATGCCCTTTCGAATCGGCCTTATTTTTTTCGGTGCCTTTGCAGCCGTCGGTTGCTGTAACCTCACCGTCGCCTTGGCGACTTCGCCTCCCAACGTACTTTTGATCACGATCGACGACATGAATGACGGGATTTCCCTATTTGGACACGATCGTCCTTTTAAGACGCCGCACATCGAACAGCTCGCCACTCGCGGAGTATTCTTCCGTCGCGCCTACTGCGTCTCGGCAGCTTGCAATCCCTCGCGCGCCGCCACGTTAACCGGCCTTCGCCCCGCCACCACTGGGGTTTATGGAAATGCTACGGATTGGCGGAATGCGACAAAGGGTCGGCTAACGTTACCGGAATATTTTGGTAAATACGGATATCACACAGCCGGCTTTGGAAAAATCTATCACCATCATGGTAAAGGCAGATTCAACGATCCAGCAGCTTGGACAACGTTCCGAGAAATGGATGATCAATACATGCCGCCCGCAAAGCTCAACGGCGCTGACAACTATGGGTCAAGGAACACGGATTGGGGCGCGTGGCCCAAGGATCAGGACGAGCAAAAAACCATCGACTTCCGCTCGGTAAAGTATACGATTGACTTTCTGAAACGAAATCGTCACCTTGCCAAGTCTAGCGAACCCGCACAACCGTTCTTTCTGGCGTGCGGCATTTTCAAACCTCATTCGCCCTTCTACGCACCGCCAAGGTATCACGCCTTTTATCCAGATGATATTCCGCTGCCTCTGCGGCAAGTAGATGATTGGAACGACCTCCCCCCAGGCGCCCGCACGCTAATGAGACCAACAACGTGGTTTTGGAAAGGCATGGAAAGCTTGGAAAAGCAAAAGCCGGGATCTTATTCGGATTTCATTCGAGCCTACGGAGCTTGCTGCACCTTTGCCGACGCGTCCATCGGTCGATTGATCAGCGCCCTCGACAAGAGCGGTCACGCTGGCAACACCATTATCGTGCTCTGGTCGGATCACGGTTTTCACCTTGGCGAGAAAGACCATATCGAAAAGTTCGCGCTTTGGGAAAAATCAACGCACATCCCCTTCATCGTCGTCGATCCCCGTTCTCCGCATAGCGCCGGTCAGGTGTGTGAAAGCCCGATTGACATGACGATCCTTTATCCAACTCTCGTCGACTTATGCAAGCTCCCCGCCAATACGAACAATGAAGGAATCAGTGTGGCAACGCAAATCCAGGATCCCAAACTCACCATTAGCCAGCCAGCTTTGATGACCTACGGATTCAACAACCACGCCATCCGGTCGCGACGTTGGCGATACATTCGATATGCCGATGGGACCGAAGAGCTGTATGATCATCACAACGATCCGAACGAGTGGAACAACCTATCGTTAGACTCGTCACGAACCCAAGCGATGCGAAAACATGCCAGATGGATGCCGACCAAAAACGCGCTACCCTATGGTGATCTAAAACAGACAACGAGGGGAATCAAGGATTGA
- a CDS encoding thioesterase domain-containing protein: MKLSVTLVENCSGPPLFIVPSAATTSLSLTLLARSISPPRPIHSFVFPDLEDKRIEPQTVEEMGTQFVSEMKSIQPEGPYFLAGHCFGATPAMEVVTQLEAAGETVALLILIESFSVGIAETAVAESTQPLKLYSSEYGEDLGKAATEIVTQIGSKLSLLPIDIRDHFTRVTTHHLHLAFSYRAKPITAPIFQIRTTQHPETVFKGWDHLTTDGYIERLIGGTTDSILQAPDVTTLANEISDALIRFS; the protein is encoded by the coding sequence GTGAAACTAAGTGTTACACTCGTTGAAAACTGCAGCGGCCCCCCTCTATTCATCGTTCCTTCCGCTGCTACCACCTCGTTATCGTTGACACTACTCGCGAGGTCCATTTCTCCGCCTCGGCCGATCCACTCGTTTGTGTTTCCCGATTTGGAAGACAAACGGATCGAACCACAAACCGTTGAGGAGATGGGCACCCAATTCGTTTCCGAAATGAAGTCGATACAGCCGGAAGGTCCATATTTCTTGGCGGGACACTGTTTTGGGGCAACTCCCGCCATGGAGGTCGTCACCCAATTGGAAGCCGCAGGTGAAACGGTCGCGTTGTTGATCTTAATCGAGTCTTTTTCAGTGGGCATAGCTGAAACCGCCGTCGCCGAATCAACCCAACCTTTGAAACTGTATTCGTCGGAATATGGCGAAGACCTTGGAAAGGCTGCGACCGAAATCGTTACGCAAATTGGATCGAAATTATCCCTATTACCGATCGATATTCGCGATCACTTTACCCGCGTCACCACCCATCACCTTCACCTGGCGTTCAGCTATCGAGCGAAACCGATTACAGCACCAATTTTTCAGATCAGGACGACACAGCACCCCGAAACGGTTTTCAAAGGCTGGGACCACTTAACCACTGATGGTTACATCGAACGACTCATCGGCGGCACCACCGATTCGATACTGCAAGCACCAGACGTTACCACGTTAGCAAATGAAATCAGTGACGCTTTGATACGTTTCAGCTAA
- a CDS encoding SDR family NAD(P)-dependent oxidoreductase — protein MIKANEDIGVMNQPIAVVGMALRAPGAYTLEEFWDNLQRNEDCLRRMSRFELEQAALSSSHLTDPTIVHAKPMVDDLAYFDANFFGISDSMAKQMNPTHRFFLECCWEAMENAGMKPGDKDQTTGVFVGGEFEDISYLANQLNTDDANMSDGFAMQLGNFPDYLALRVSYELDLKGPSMVSNATCATSLIAVQQAVQNLRSGVCDAAFAGGARVEFPAVPYYKTGIQGMRSTSGRVRPFDAAADGTVFGNGVGVVLLKRLSDAVRDGNPIHAVIRGVGLSNDGRPEEKQSFVAPTVSGQKQAIRQALKDSGFSPESIGYVECHGTATEIGDPIELRSLTEVFRESSDSIGHCTVGAVKGHIGHLGAAAGIAGLIKACLVVSKGRFPALANFEEPNPKIDLSDSPFVIGAESRPWEANGLPRRAGVSSFGFGGANAHLILEEYVAPVEETALESDFDRPLQILPFSAKSQAALERRIADAASFCEKNPNASVKSIARTLQNGRVAMPFRSCLVTSSKTGAELVGQVREIQASRRPTRSNRPVVFLFPGQGSQMPDMGKELYENQPFYRGIVDRCAEILVGEIGFDIREKMFLQEGQSFEEAKKELSQTFIAQPALFVVEYALSKLLESWGLRAAAMLGHSLGELVAACLAGVYSLETGLKLVALRGQLMQKCQPGSMLAVFLSLEELEPIMPENLDLAAINSPTSTVVAGPDSAISEFAEQLEASGIGNRLLATSHAYHSRMLDSTREEFRTELRNFEFHPPVGCSISNVSGLPLTEVQARDPNYWVEQRQNPVRFSEGLGNFPAEDFPIFIEVGPGRVLSRFVAQHDSRFDTITCLNEGAGDVSVGAAAVLETLGKVWMLGGDVDWNTAAAENSVPMLRMPVYPFQRKFYWTDRNGTKEETDASYPLALYEPGWSKAEFNEKPVLDQENQWLVFADAWGVAEQVIDQVVGSDERCVKVEKGDRYERITSSHYRIRPASSDDFQNLLRQIDFDTDSPLRALHFWNLGQGEKLDLEIDVFQDACSRGFHTLTKLVQSAHGCQLSSQLTVQIYADGVSQVDQINESLRPENGCLLGPCLVAPQEIPGLAMRCIDLPVPPAGGYASDLLERIVDECRFDDTSTLTAIRNESRYVEQLFDLIEIPKGTSRLRSGGTVVITGGVGGLGICIAEKLFDSSKARLVLTSRWSPPPREEWPEYATRDDKIGRAIQRISRLVDRGAEVHIVQADVCNREDLRRVDAEARARFGAVHGIVHAAGILDDGPVLHKTVESADKVFMAKVGSAYLLEEIYGDQYLDMFVHFSSQASSQPNKGQVDYSAANAVLDRLARRRSQAGRGLACAIGWGAWRDAGMAWSYQRTELALTSLFDQKPDSQPPLDSIRDVTHSLLEKKGAYPNGSVLFSGKMAVDSHWVGTEHVVNQDRSQGIVSATSIYEMVRAAYSEIDPAAPGIGLNGVVLLSPFVVGAETDYELIFVPFRESYRVELRSKHDGEKNGWTINFKAEIKTIESSPSVASEILEKFEALKKQSLEPSRKFDWAGPRWHCDWVAQSDDDSIATRVRLPDKYLEELNEYVLHPALLDRSIHNAMDHLVGALIPFSCDACRIYGSLPAETFTYATRVEGESANGCNLVIADSSGNVLVELDNYSLRATDDGWGGFGAIDEEKKDHSMVVGKIGALNSFEPRDLYNLPIKPTEVRLSIAATGLNFRDVLCALGQMPNAEVERLRLGMECSGIVEEVGSKVQDFKVGDRVVAISNSCFATSALVDSNAVSFLPESLTFVEGASIPITFLTCEYALNQLAKLEAGERVLIHAATGGVGLAAIQIAKRIGAEIFATAGSDKKRAYLRGLGIEHVMDSRTHDFVEEIIGITEGEGVDVVLNSLAGDFIAANFSVLKPFGRFLELGKRDMFEHTEIDLFPFQNNLSYFGVDLGQMMKFRPEKFHDMFGCMMLDFATGRYRPCPVTTFSLADIGKGFEHMARAKHIGKIVITTEHPANAVDDELNHFRARFGAGISLVDGLEVFERLVRSDETPANVVASAEALNVNGLVEKHHADQIAVRPVDTPYREATRENEITLKQVWEKTLGVEPVGIDDDFIELGGDSISAIIIQTFVEESLGINLPLTALFRNTTIAKICDQIDKELVKVS, from the coding sequence ATGATTAAAGCGAATGAAGACATCGGTGTAATGAATCAGCCAATCGCAGTGGTTGGTATGGCACTACGGGCACCTGGAGCGTACACGCTGGAAGAATTCTGGGATAATTTGCAGCGTAATGAAGATTGCCTACGTAGGATGAGTCGGTTTGAGCTCGAGCAGGCTGCTCTCTCGTCATCGCATTTGACGGATCCCACCATCGTGCATGCCAAACCGATGGTCGATGACCTCGCATATTTTGATGCCAATTTCTTTGGGATCTCGGATTCGATGGCAAAGCAGATGAATCCGACTCATCGATTCTTCCTTGAGTGTTGTTGGGAAGCGATGGAAAACGCTGGGATGAAACCGGGCGATAAAGATCAAACTACAGGGGTGTTTGTTGGGGGCGAATTTGAAGATATCTCGTATTTAGCGAATCAGCTCAACACGGACGATGCGAATATGAGTGACGGATTCGCAATGCAACTCGGGAATTTTCCCGATTATCTTGCCTTGCGAGTTTCGTATGAGCTGGACTTAAAGGGGCCCAGCATGGTCAGTAATGCCACCTGTGCAACTTCGCTGATCGCGGTCCAGCAAGCGGTGCAAAATTTGCGCAGCGGTGTCTGTGATGCGGCTTTCGCAGGGGGGGCCAGAGTTGAGTTTCCCGCTGTCCCTTATTATAAAACGGGCATTCAAGGAATGCGTTCCACGTCAGGTCGGGTGCGTCCCTTTGATGCGGCGGCTGATGGCACCGTGTTTGGGAATGGTGTTGGGGTCGTGTTGCTAAAACGACTCTCAGATGCTGTTCGGGATGGTAATCCAATCCATGCTGTAATTCGTGGTGTTGGCCTCAGTAATGATGGACGCCCAGAAGAAAAGCAGAGTTTTGTTGCGCCGACGGTCTCTGGGCAGAAGCAGGCTATTCGACAGGCATTGAAGGACTCGGGATTTAGTCCGGAAAGCATTGGATACGTGGAATGTCATGGCACGGCGACCGAGATAGGGGATCCTATTGAGCTTCGCTCGTTGACAGAAGTTTTCCGCGAGTCGAGTGATTCGATTGGTCATTGTACAGTCGGCGCGGTAAAGGGACATATCGGTCACCTGGGCGCTGCTGCGGGTATTGCTGGATTGATCAAAGCATGCTTGGTCGTCTCGAAGGGGCGGTTTCCGGCGCTTGCGAACTTTGAAGAACCGAATCCCAAGATTGACCTGTCCGACAGTCCGTTTGTGATTGGGGCAGAGAGTCGCCCTTGGGAGGCAAATGGTCTGCCCAGGCGTGCTGGGGTATCGTCCTTCGGTTTTGGAGGGGCCAACGCCCACCTGATTCTTGAGGAGTATGTAGCTCCGGTCGAAGAAACAGCCTTAGAAAGTGATTTCGATCGCCCACTGCAGATTTTACCTTTTTCCGCAAAGTCGCAGGCTGCACTTGAACGGCGCATAGCGGATGCGGCGTCCTTTTGTGAAAAAAATCCAAACGCCTCGGTCAAGTCGATCGCCCGGACACTACAGAACGGGCGGGTTGCGATGCCCTTCCGAAGCTGTCTTGTGACGTCCTCGAAAACGGGGGCTGAGTTAGTCGGTCAGGTTCGTGAAATACAAGCATCTCGGCGGCCGACACGTTCCAATCGACCGGTCGTGTTTCTCTTCCCTGGCCAGGGATCGCAGATGCCGGATATGGGAAAAGAACTCTATGAAAATCAACCGTTTTATCGCGGAATCGTTGATCGGTGTGCGGAAATCTTAGTTGGAGAGATCGGGTTTGATATCCGGGAAAAGATGTTTCTTCAGGAAGGACAATCCTTTGAAGAAGCGAAAAAGGAACTTTCTCAAACCTTTATCGCACAGCCGGCTTTATTTGTTGTGGAATACGCATTGAGCAAGTTACTCGAAAGCTGGGGACTGCGAGCGGCTGCAATGCTGGGCCACTCATTGGGTGAACTGGTGGCAGCATGCTTGGCGGGTGTCTATTCGTTGGAAACCGGATTGAAGCTTGTTGCACTTCGCGGTCAGCTGATGCAAAAGTGCCAACCCGGCTCGATGCTTGCGGTCTTCCTCTCGTTGGAAGAGTTGGAACCGATCATGCCAGAAAATTTGGATTTGGCGGCCATTAACAGTCCGACAAGTACGGTGGTGGCGGGTCCCGATTCGGCGATTTCAGAATTTGCAGAGCAGTTGGAAGCAAGCGGTATTGGAAATCGTTTGCTTGCGACTTCTCATGCCTATCATTCCAGGATGCTTGATTCCACGCGAGAGGAGTTCCGCACTGAGTTGCGGAATTTCGAATTTCATCCTCCTGTCGGATGTAGTATTTCTAATGTTAGCGGTTTGCCGCTAACCGAAGTTCAGGCGAGAGATCCAAATTACTGGGTAGAGCAGCGTCAGAATCCCGTCAGATTTTCGGAAGGTCTCGGGAATTTCCCTGCTGAGGATTTTCCGATTTTCATCGAGGTGGGGCCTGGCAGAGTACTGAGTCGGTTCGTTGCACAGCATGATTCGAGATTCGATACGATTACCTGCTTGAACGAAGGGGCGGGAGATGTTTCTGTTGGTGCCGCCGCGGTTCTCGAGACGCTTGGTAAAGTCTGGATGCTTGGCGGAGATGTCGATTGGAACACAGCCGCTGCTGAAAATTCAGTTCCAATGCTGAGAATGCCCGTTTATCCGTTCCAACGCAAATTTTATTGGACTGACCGAAATGGAACGAAGGAGGAAACGGATGCGTCGTATCCGCTTGCTTTATACGAGCCGGGTTGGAGCAAAGCAGAGTTCAATGAGAAACCCGTATTGGATCAAGAAAATCAATGGCTTGTCTTCGCCGATGCCTGGGGAGTTGCCGAACAAGTAATCGACCAGGTCGTTGGTTCTGATGAGCGTTGCGTTAAGGTGGAGAAGGGAGATCGGTATGAAAGAATCACGAGCTCTCACTATCGGATTCGACCTGCTTCAAGCGATGACTTCCAGAATCTGCTCAGGCAGATTGATTTTGATACGGACAGTCCGTTACGTGCTTTGCATTTTTGGAATTTGGGCCAAGGCGAAAAACTTGATCTAGAAATCGACGTTTTCCAAGATGCCTGTTCCCGCGGATTCCATACCCTCACCAAGTTGGTTCAGTCTGCACATGGCTGTCAACTTTCCAGTCAATTGACTGTGCAGATTTATGCCGATGGTGTTTCGCAGGTGGACCAAATCAATGAAAGCCTCAGGCCCGAAAATGGTTGTTTGCTTGGTCCCTGTTTGGTGGCGCCTCAGGAGATTCCAGGCCTCGCCATGCGGTGTATCGATTTGCCCGTTCCACCCGCGGGAGGATATGCATCCGACTTACTCGAACGTATTGTGGATGAGTGTCGGTTTGATGACACGAGTACGTTGACAGCGATACGTAATGAATCACGATATGTTGAGCAACTGTTCGATCTCATCGAAATTCCCAAGGGAACCTCGCGCCTGCGTTCTGGCGGGACCGTCGTTATTACCGGGGGCGTCGGAGGGCTCGGAATTTGCATCGCGGAAAAACTCTTCGACTCCTCGAAGGCCCGGCTTGTTTTGACTAGCCGCTGGAGCCCGCCGCCCCGAGAAGAATGGCCGGAATACGCGACTCGAGACGACAAAATCGGTCGGGCAATCCAACGGATCTCTCGCCTAGTGGATCGCGGTGCCGAGGTTCACATCGTTCAAGCGGATGTGTGCAATCGAGAGGATCTGCGTCGAGTTGATGCGGAAGCGAGGGCAAGGTTCGGCGCTGTTCATGGAATCGTTCATGCGGCTGGCATCCTCGATGACGGACCTGTACTCCACAAGACAGTGGAAAGTGCCGATAAGGTATTTATGGCCAAGGTCGGCAGTGCCTACCTGTTGGAGGAGATCTATGGAGACCAATATCTCGATATGTTCGTCCATTTCTCTTCGCAAGCGTCGTCACAACCCAATAAAGGCCAAGTCGATTATTCCGCAGCCAACGCAGTATTGGATCGCTTAGCTCGCCGCAGGTCGCAGGCGGGTCGTGGGCTTGCCTGTGCGATTGGCTGGGGAGCATGGCGCGATGCGGGGATGGCGTGGAGTTATCAGAGGACAGAATTAGCATTGACGTCGTTGTTTGATCAAAAACCGGATAGCCAGCCTCCGCTCGATTCGATTCGCGATGTAACGCATTCGCTCTTGGAAAAAAAAGGTGCGTATCCGAATGGCAGTGTTTTGTTCAGCGGCAAGATGGCGGTCGACAGTCACTGGGTTGGTACCGAGCACGTGGTCAATCAAGATCGATCACAAGGAATTGTTTCTGCAACGAGCATCTATGAAATGGTTCGTGCTGCGTATTCCGAAATTGATCCAGCGGCGCCAGGCATAGGACTGAACGGTGTGGTGTTGTTATCTCCGTTTGTGGTCGGTGCAGAGACAGACTACGAACTGATTTTTGTTCCATTTAGAGAATCCTATCGGGTTGAGCTTCGATCAAAGCATGACGGTGAAAAGAACGGATGGACGATTAACTTTAAAGCAGAAATCAAAACCATTGAATCATCCCCTTCTGTCGCTTCTGAAATCTTGGAGAAATTTGAAGCGTTGAAGAAACAGTCGCTTGAGCCTTCCCGGAAATTTGATTGGGCTGGACCTCGATGGCACTGTGATTGGGTGGCCCAGAGCGATGATGATTCGATTGCCACTCGTGTCCGACTCCCTGACAAGTATCTCGAGGAATTAAACGAGTACGTTCTGCATCCGGCCCTTCTGGATAGGTCTATTCACAATGCAATGGATCACCTTGTTGGCGCATTGATTCCATTTTCTTGCGATGCTTGTCGAATTTACGGAAGCCTCCCTGCTGAAACCTTTACCTACGCCACGCGTGTGGAAGGAGAATCGGCAAACGGATGTAATCTTGTTATCGCGGATTCGTCTGGTAACGTGCTGGTCGAGCTGGACAACTATTCGTTGCGAGCGACTGATGATGGGTGGGGTGGTTTTGGCGCAATTGATGAGGAGAAAAAAGACCACAGTATGGTGGTTGGGAAAATCGGAGCACTGAATTCGTTTGAGCCACGAGATTTGTATAATCTTCCCATCAAACCGACGGAGGTTCGCCTGAGCATCGCAGCGACCGGCTTGAACTTTCGAGACGTGCTGTGTGCCCTGGGCCAGATGCCCAACGCGGAAGTTGAGAGATTGAGACTTGGAATGGAGTGTAGCGGTATCGTGGAAGAGGTTGGCTCCAAAGTGCAGGATTTTAAAGTAGGTGATCGGGTCGTCGCAATCTCGAACAGTTGCTTCGCGACAAGCGCTTTGGTGGATTCCAATGCGGTAAGCTTTTTACCCGAGAGTCTCACTTTCGTCGAAGGCGCGAGTATTCCGATTACCTTCCTGACTTGTGAGTATGCTCTAAATCAGCTCGCGAAATTGGAGGCGGGAGAACGCGTATTAATCCATGCTGCGACGGGCGGTGTGGGACTTGCTGCCATTCAGATTGCCAAACGAATCGGTGCGGAGATTTTTGCGACGGCAGGCAGTGATAAAAAGCGTGCCTATCTTCGGGGACTTGGCATCGAACACGTTATGGATTCTCGAACGCATGATTTCGTCGAAGAAATCATCGGTATCACCGAAGGAGAGGGGGTAGACGTTGTGCTCAATTCTCTGGCGGGGGATTTTATAGCGGCCAATTTTTCTGTTCTCAAGCCGTTCGGTCGCTTTCTGGAATTGGGAAAGCGAGACATGTTTGAACACACTGAGATCGATTTATTCCCATTTCAAAATAACCTCTCCTATTTCGGTGTTGATTTGGGCCAGATGATGAAGTTTCGACCGGAAAAATTTCACGATATGTTTGGTTGCATGATGCTAGATTTTGCCACGGGACGCTATCGTCCCTGTCCGGTGACGACCTTCAGTCTGGCGGATATCGGTAAAGGATTCGAACATATGGCTCGTGCGAAGCATATCGGCAAAATTGTCATCACCACGGAGCATCCTGCTAATGCGGTTGACGATGAGTTGAATCATTTCCGAGCGAGATTTGGTGCGGGAATCAGTTTGGTGGATGGCCTCGAAGTGTTTGAACGTTTGGTGCGTTCCGATGAGACTCCAGCGAATGTGGTTGCCAGCGCGGAAGCGTTGAATGTCAATGGTTTGGTCGAAAAGCATCATGCCGATCAGATCGCTGTCCGGCCCGTTGATACGCCATACCGGGAAGCGACTCGCGAAAATGAAATAACACTCAAGCAGGTTTGGGAAAAAACGCTTGGGGTAGAACCCGTCGGTATCGATGATGACTTCATTGAGCTGGGCGGTGACTCGATTAGCGCCATCATCATACAAACTTTTGTTGAGGAATCGTTGGGGATTAATTTACCGCTCACCGCACTATTTCGAAACACAACGATAGCCAAGATCTGCGATCAGATAGATAAGGAGTTAGTGAAGGTTAGCTGA